AAGCCTCCGGCGCAGTGGAACCGCGGGGGATCCGGCGACGGGGTCTCCGGACGCGGTCCTGCTGTGACGGACCCGGCACCCGTTTCTTGAGCGCCGTAACGGCTGAAAGCCGGCCCGGCCGAAGCCGAGCAGAGATGACGTTACCAAGTAAGTGCCCGAAAGTACCAGTCCGGACGAGAGGAAAGTACACGTACGGGTTTCCTAGAAGGCGAACCCCGAGGTCACGGCCCGGTGGTCGGTGCCGGGGGTGCGCAGCGTGCCGGCCTGCGTGGCGGTGAACCCGCGGTAGAGCACGTGGTCCGGGCGCATCACCGGCAGCGTCGACGGCCAGGTGAAGCCCCAGCCCCAGCCGGCGTCGGCCTGCGCATCGTGCAGCAGCTCCGACAGCGGCGCGATGGCCCGGTCGGTGGCCGCCGTGTTCAGGTCGCCCAGCACCAGCACCCGCTCGGCCTTGTCCGCGCGCAGCGCCTTGGCCAGCATGTCGATGGTGTGGTCGCGGGTCTCGGTCTCGTTGATCCGGGCCGAGCCGAGGTGGACCACGTACACCGCGATGTCGCCCTGCGGCGCCTTGACCACCGCGCGCAGCGCGCGGGTCCAGTCCAGGCCGGTGTCGACCCCGGTGACCTTGGTGATCGGGTGCTTGCTGAGCAGGCCGACCGTGGACTTGATCGCGTGGTGCGGGTAGGTCTCGGACAGCTCCTCGGCCAGCTCCTCGATGGTGCCGCCGGACGCCTCCTGCAGCGCGATGAGGTCCGGGCCGCCTGCGGCCAGCGCCCGCACCGTCGTCGCCGGGTCGGGGTTGCCGGCGTACAGGTTCTGGGTGACCACCCGCAGCTCGACCGGCCCGCCGGAGGGCGGCAGCAGCGCACCGCCGAACATCGCCAGCCAGATCACGGCGGGCAGCAGCACCGCCAGCAGCGCCTTGCCGGAGCGGACCAGCAGCGCCGCGATCGCCAGCACCGGGACCGCCAGGCCGAACAGCGGCGCGATGCTGTCCAGTACGCTGCCCACGCCGTGCCGGTTGGGGACCAGGCGGTGACCGGCGAGAAAGGCGGCCAGCAGCAGCGCGGCGGCGATGACCAGC
The Catellatospora sp. IY07-71 DNA segment above includes these coding regions:
- a CDS encoding endonuclease/exonuclease/phosphatase family protein gives rise to the protein MTTIELKKTPGAAPEPARSRPSWRAWLVIAAALLLAAFLAGHRLVPNRHGVGSVLDSIAPLFGLAVPVLAIAALLVRSGKALLAVLLPAVIWLAMFGGALLPPSGGPVELRVVTQNLYAGNPDPATTVRALAAGGPDLIALQEASGGTIEELAEELSETYPHHAIKSTVGLLSKHPITKVTGVDTGLDWTRALRAVVKAPQGDIAVYVVHLGSARINETETRDHTIDMLAKALRADKAERVLVLGDLNTAATDRAIAPLSELLHDAQADAGWGWGFTWPSTLPVMRPDHVLYRGFTATQAGTLRTPGTDHRAVTSGFAF